A part of Bacillota bacterium genomic DNA contains:
- a CDS encoding CehA/McbA family metallohydrolase, whose translation MLTNKRITFCLTAGIIFFTLSTAFSHEIGKLRNPQMPIPEPGTAQCVVATARDLPGGAKAQGKPGDYVLRNHEATFVVAAPRMAGGYSRYGGRVLDAVLNEAGHDEDLLGEIFLATADEKSLLNLRVLRAVKAEILSAGGKGKPAHLRVHAVDDRFPIVDTTIRIPSSSQGLQVTVDYILHPDTPTLEIICTLNNSNQQAKVYSLFWGQILGDGLVSYIPPWGSVDYAFQKAAGPPLLGLVQTLPGPIPMVAAAGSRLAYGFIIPQEAISQVMNASNIYLMMIGRPVNLSAGQKAEIRMALSVSDGDMEPLRAEMRRLRQQSETLSTVRGRVVTTNNRPVPDARVYLVQQGEGDGQMHTVTRTDSRGRFEAKVPPGEYRAVVFADGYAPANVALKETVDIALQPPAQLQIAVQDDKGAYLPCALVFERLSGSLPNNERVRYGEQGDYGRFDRVYYSLSGNETIPVEPGRYRITITRGFEYEIAQREIDLHAGARAVWRATLARTAQMPGYLSGDFHVHALPSPDSSDPLADKVRAYVAMGVQILTATDHDVLTDYQPAIRALRAERWITSLVGCEISPNFGLGHFNAYPQRYDPNKPNDGAIEWYDLTAEQIFAAARANNDGDTIVQVNHPRSPSMGYFSWVGLNPAEGTIARPEEFSPNFDAIEVYNGVDSKQLEQTLPDWFHFLNTGRRYIAIGNTDSHNAYRLEPGFPRTYLYFGHEQVRRVTPQQVVQAIRSGNVLVCGGPLIEVKAQGNQPMGSTVVANEGIVQVQIRLAAPSWVRVSRVKVYVNGSVTQELPVDHPQGKPLNWQQTLQLRVDRDSWLVVLAEGEGFTALYPGVRPTSFTNPIYIDVDGNGWQPPR comes from the coding sequence ATGCTAACGAACAAGCGAATCACCTTTTGCCTGACCGCTGGTATCATCTTCTTCACCCTCAGCACCGCTTTCAGCCATGAAATCGGCAAACTGCGCAATCCCCAGATGCCCATTCCCGAACCGGGCACGGCGCAATGCGTGGTGGCAACCGCACGCGACCTGCCCGGCGGCGCGAAGGCGCAGGGCAAACCGGGTGACTACGTGCTGAGAAACCACGAAGCAACTTTCGTGGTGGCTGCGCCGCGCATGGCGGGCGGATACTCGCGCTACGGCGGACGTGTACTCGACGCGGTGCTGAATGAAGCCGGGCACGACGAAGACCTGCTGGGCGAAATCTTCCTTGCCACCGCCGACGAGAAAAGCCTTCTGAACCTGCGGGTACTGCGCGCGGTGAAGGCGGAGATACTCTCTGCCGGAGGCAAAGGCAAGCCCGCCCACCTGCGCGTGCACGCGGTGGACGACCGTTTCCCCATTGTAGACACCACCATCCGCATCCCCAGCAGCTCGCAGGGCTTGCAAGTCACCGTGGATTACATCCTGCACCCGGATACGCCCACGCTGGAAATCATCTGCACCCTGAACAACAGCAACCAGCAGGCAAAGGTGTATTCGCTCTTCTGGGGGCAGATTCTGGGTGATGGTCTGGTCAGCTATATCCCCCCATGGGGTAGCGTGGACTACGCTTTTCAGAAAGCGGCTGGTCCTCCCCTGTTGGGACTGGTGCAAACGCTGCCCGGTCCTATCCCTATGGTTGCAGCCGCAGGTTCACGGTTAGCATACGGCTTCATCATCCCACAGGAGGCGATTTCGCAGGTGATGAACGCCTCCAACATCTACCTGATGATGATAGGACGTCCGGTGAACCTTTCCGCCGGTCAGAAGGCGGAAATTCGAATGGCTCTGTCTGTCAGCGACGGGGATATGGAGCCGCTTCGCGCGGAGATGCGCCGCCTGCGCCAGCAGTCCGAAACGCTGTCCACCGTGCGCGGCAGAGTGGTGACCACCAATAACCGCCCTGTACCGGATGCGCGCGTGTACCTGGTTCAGCAAGGCGAAGGCGACGGGCAGATGCACACCGTCACCCGCACCGACAGCCGGGGTCGCTTCGAGGCGAAGGTACCGCCCGGTGAATACCGCGCCGTGGTGTTTGCCGATGGATATGCGCCCGCGAACGTAGCCTTGAAAGAGACGGTGGACATTGCGCTGCAGCCTCCAGCGCAACTGCAGATTGCCGTGCAGGATGATAAAGGCGCGTATCTACCCTGCGCACTGGTATTCGAGCGGCTATCCGGGTCGCTGCCCAACAATGAGCGCGTGCGCTATGGCGAGCAGGGTGACTACGGACGGTTCGACCGTGTCTATTACAGCCTCTCGGGCAACGAAACCATTCCCGTGGAACCGGGGCGATATCGCATCACCATCACGCGCGGGTTCGAGTATGAGATAGCACAACGCGAGATAGACCTGCATGCAGGCGCGAGAGCCGTGTGGCGGGCAACACTGGCGCGAACGGCGCAGATGCCGGGCTATCTCTCCGGCGACTTTCACGTGCACGCCCTCCCCTCCCCTGACTCGAGCGACCCGCTGGCAGACAAAGTGAGGGCGTACGTGGCGATGGGGGTGCAGATACTGACCGCTACCGACCACGATGTGCTGACCGATTACCAGCCGGCTATCCGTGCCCTGCGCGCCGAGCGGTGGATTACGTCGCTGGTGGGATGCGAAATCAGCCCGAACTTCGGTCTGGGACACTTTAACGCCTATCCTCAACGCTACGACCCCAACAAACCCAACGACGGCGCGATAGAGTGGTACGACCTCACTGCCGAGCAGATATTCGCTGCCGCGCGCGCCAATAACGACGGCGACACCATCGTGCAGGTCAACCATCCGCGAAGCCCCAGCATGGGCTATTTTAGCTGGGTGGGGCTGAACCCTGCGGAGGGTACCATAGCGCGTCCCGAAGAGTTCTCGCCCAACTTCGATGCAATTGAGGTCTACAACGGCGTGGACAGCAAACAGCTCGAGCAGACACTGCCCGACTGGTTCCACTTCCTGAACACAGGCAGACGCTACATCGCCATAGGCAATACCGACAGCCACAATGCCTATCGGCTGGAGCCCGGCTTCCCCCGCACCTACCTCTATTTTGGGCATGAGCAGGTTCGGCGCGTTACCCCCCAACAGGTCGTGCAGGCAATACGCAGTGGCAACGTGCTGGTATGCGGCGGACCGCTCATCGAGGTGAAGGCGCAGGGGAATCAGCCGATGGGTTCTACGGTGGTTGCGAACGAAGGTATCGTGCAGGTGCAGATACGGCTGGCGGCGCCGTCGTGGGTGCGGGTCAGCCGGGTCAAGGTGTACGTCAACGGGTCCGTGACTCAGGAACTACCCGTAGACCACCCACAGGGCAAGCCGTTGAACTGGCAGCAGACCCTGCAGCTGCGTGTGGACAGGGATTCGTGGCTGGTGGTACTGGCAGAGGGTGAGGGCTTCACCGCGTTGTATCCGGGTGTACGCCCCACGTCCTTCACCAATCCCATCTACATCGATGTGGATGGCAACGGGTGGCAGCCGCCAAGGTAG
- a CDS encoding pyruvate dehydrogenase complex E1 component subunit beta: MALITYREALRQALTEEMERDPNVFLLGEEIGRYQGTFRVTEGLLQRFGGMRVVDTPISESGIAGMAIGAAMIGLRPVAEFMTFSFALIAIDQIVNHAAKILYMFGGQIRVPLVFRGPAGGGAQLSAQHSHSLESWYAHIPGLKVVTPATPADAKGMLKTAIRDDNPVIFMEHAKLYSTRGEVPDGEYTIPFGSADVKRKGQDVTIITYSQPVLMALHAADKLAETEGIECEVIDLRSLQPLDMDTILASVRKTHRAVVVHEDHRNAGFGAEIAARIQEFAFDDLDAPVLRVAGADVPIPYARNLERAAFPSEEDIIRAVKRVLV; encoded by the coding sequence GTGGCGCTAATCACCTATCGTGAAGCCCTGCGACAGGCGCTGACCGAAGAGATGGAGCGCGACCCCAACGTGTTCCTGCTCGGCGAGGAAATTGGCAGGTATCAGGGCACGTTCCGTGTCACCGAAGGGTTGTTGCAGCGATTCGGCGGAATGCGCGTGGTGGATACGCCCATCTCCGAATCGGGCATTGCGGGCATGGCTATCGGCGCGGCGATGATCGGTCTGCGCCCTGTGGCGGAGTTCATGACCTTCAGCTTCGCGCTCATCGCGATAGACCAGATTGTGAACCATGCGGCTAAAATCCTGTATATGTTCGGCGGGCAAATCAGGGTGCCGCTGGTCTTTCGCGGACCGGCAGGCGGTGGAGCGCAGCTCTCTGCCCAGCACTCACACAGCCTCGAGTCATGGTACGCGCATATTCCGGGCTTGAAGGTGGTTACCCCAGCGACCCCTGCCGATGCGAAAGGGATGCTAAAAACCGCCATCCGCGACGATAACCCCGTTATCTTCATGGAGCACGCCAAACTCTACTCCACACGCGGAGAAGTGCCCGACGGCGAATACACCATCCCCTTCGGAAGTGCGGATGTCAAACGGAAAGGGCAGGACGTGACCATCATCACGTATTCCCAGCCGGTGCTGATGGCTCTGCACGCCGCCGACAAGTTGGCGGAAACGGAGGGCATCGAGTGCGAGGTGATTGATTTACGCTCCCTGCAGCCGCTGGATATGGATACGATACTGGCTTCCGTGCGCAAAACACACCGTGCGGTAGTGGTGCACGAGGACCATCGCAACGCGGGGTTCGGCGCGGAGATTGCGGCGCGTATTCAGGAGTTTGCCTTCGATGATCTGGATGCTCCCGTACTCCGCGTGGCGGGGGCGGACGTGCCGATTCCCTACGCGCGCAATCTGGAGCGAGCGGCATTCCCCAGTGAGGAAGACATTATTCGAGCGGTAAAGCGTGTACTGGTTTAA
- a CDS encoding DUF1080 domain-containing protein, producing MRTRWLMALLLAACALSVSAQKVKIEGKLGKEILLFNGKDFCGWTYFLADPNMKMEDVWSIDGDRGILICKGRPAGYIRTVADFTNYILKLEWRWAPEDKGGRNSGVLLRMRGEDKIWPKSIEAQLMSGSAGDFWLIDGVKLDTDPARINRDAPTNRIKAKMAEKPIGEWNEYEIIVDGERVVLKVNGQIVNEGTGAEVVPGKICLQSEGAEIHFRNIRLIPILK from the coding sequence ATGAGAACAAGGTGGCTGATGGCGTTGTTGCTGGCAGCATGTGCCCTATCGGTTTCAGCGCAAAAGGTGAAGATAGAGGGCAAGCTGGGTAAGGAGATACTGCTGTTCAACGGCAAGGACTTCTGCGGGTGGACGTATTTCCTCGCCGACCCGAACATGAAAATGGAGGATGTGTGGAGCATCGATGGCGACAGGGGTATCCTTATCTGCAAGGGTAGACCCGCCGGCTATATCCGCACGGTAGCCGACTTCACCAACTACATCCTGAAGCTGGAATGGAGATGGGCTCCGGAAGACAAAGGCGGGCGTAACAGCGGTGTGCTCCTGCGAATGCGCGGCGAGGATAAAATCTGGCCCAAATCCATTGAGGCGCAGCTGATGAGCGGGAGCGCAGGCGATTTCTGGTTGATTGACGGCGTGAAACTGGATACAGACCCCGCCCGCATCAACCGCGACGCGCCGACCAACCGCATCAAAGCGAAGATGGCGGAGAAGCCCATCGGCGAATGGAACGAGTACGAGATTATCGTGGACGGCGAGCGCGTGGTGCTGAAGGTCAACGGGCAGATTGTCAACGAGGGCACCGGGGCGGAAGTGGTGCCGGGTAAAATCTGCCTGCAATCCGAGGGGGCTGAGATACACTTCCGTAACATCCGGCTGATACCGATTCTAAAGTGA
- a CDS encoding DUF1559 domain-containing protein, protein MKRAFTLIELLVVIAIIAILAAILFPVFARAREQARKTTCLSNLKQIGTAALMYVQDYDETFPWLMQDGRNNDDNTGLSRGMPSGPPNWSVDLNNKRGLFMEYAFYPYIKNHGLFSCPTLGSDPVRLGSDGLPLNQFGSYGYAYGGVGMVPSPRMTPLEMFVRFLGPLLGPPYNTGNPQDYYIAGQPLSVVGSPAKSIIAFCNSYGYHEGYGDSDVVPAVFGGNGKEAVGATYAVMVDGHAMYKKGKFLDLVRFAMEPLRQ, encoded by the coding sequence ATGAAACGCGCCTTTACGCTCATCGAGTTGCTGGTTGTTATCGCGATTATCGCGATACTGGCAGCCATTCTGTTCCCTGTGTTTGCCCGCGCACGGGAGCAAGCACGCAAGACCACCTGCCTGTCGAACCTGAAGCAGATTGGCACGGCGGCACTGATGTACGTGCAGGATTACGACGAAACCTTCCCTTGGCTGATGCAGGACGGACGCAATAACGACGACAACACTGGACTGAGCCGCGGAATGCCTAGCGGACCTCCCAACTGGTCGGTGGACCTGAACAACAAGCGCGGGCTGTTCATGGAGTACGCCTTCTACCCGTACATCAAGAACCATGGGCTGTTCTCCTGCCCCACGCTTGGCTCAGACCCTGTGCGGCTGGGTTCGGATGGGCTGCCATTGAACCAGTTCGGCTCGTACGGATACGCTTATGGCGGAGTGGGAATGGTTCCATCGCCGCGCATGACCCCTCTGGAGATGTTCGTACGCTTCCTGGGTCCGCTCCTGGGACCGCCCTACAATACCGGCAACCCACAGGATTACTACATCGCCGGGCAGCCGCTCTCTGTGGTAGGATCGCCTGCGAAGTCTATCATCGCCTTCTGCAACTCCTACGGTTATCACGAGGGCTACGGCGACTCGGACGTGGTGCCTGCGGTCTTCGGCGGCAACGGAAAGGAGGCAGTAGGCGCGACCTATGCGGTGATGGTGGACGGCCACGCCATGTACAAGAAGGGTAAGTTCCTCGACCTGGTACGCTTTGCGATGGAGCCACTGCGTCAGTAA
- the pdhA gene encoding pyruvate dehydrogenase (acetyl-transferring) E1 component subunit alpha, with protein MATGGSRQGSLPACRSFSFCAKIDTRRALHSARRGVVLSGDNFSPVSRSVGKHPTGRQNKGGTIVRAEAPVKKALPKSLTPQRLVELYRKMLLIRHFEEQCSPAYRQGKMGGYMHVYIGQEAVATGFIAHMRDDDYMICSYRDHGHALARGTDPRPVMAELFGRYTGVSKGKGGSMHLVDVQRGFLGGYGIVGGMVPLAVGVGYGIRYRGTDQVCLCFFGDGAMNIGPVHEALNMAAVYKVPVVFICENNRYAMATPIEFASAVPNLAERARQYGMPTKQIGGMDLLEVYQEAEEIIHHVRHTPEPFFVEVLTYRFEGHGIADNPTNQALYRTKEEVEYWRQRDPIVSTARFLIENGIASESELLEWDSIAKQQALEAVAFADASPEPPLEELYRDVYTDMEVQEWR; from the coding sequence ATGGCAACGGGTGGCAGCCGCCAAGGTAGTTTACCCGCTTGCAGGAGTTTCTCCTTTTGTGCCAAAATAGATACTCGGCGAGCGTTGCACAGCGCCCGCCGAGGTGTTGTACTCTCGGGCGATAACTTTTCGCCTGTATCCCGGAGCGTCGGCAAACATCCGACGGGGAGGCAAAACAAAGGAGGAACAATCGTGAGGGCTGAGGCACCTGTCAAAAAGGCTCTGCCGAAATCTTTAACCCCACAGCGTTTGGTGGAATTGTACCGTAAGATGCTGCTTATCCGCCACTTCGAGGAACAATGCTCCCCCGCCTACCGACAGGGCAAAATGGGTGGATATATGCATGTGTATATCGGTCAGGAAGCGGTTGCTACCGGCTTTATTGCCCACATGCGTGATGACGACTATATGATTTGTTCCTATCGTGACCACGGACATGCCCTTGCAAGGGGCACTGACCCCCGCCCTGTGATGGCGGAACTGTTCGGACGCTACACAGGCGTAAGTAAGGGTAAAGGTGGCTCCATGCATCTGGTGGATGTGCAACGTGGCTTTCTGGGCGGATACGGTATCGTGGGTGGTATGGTGCCGCTGGCGGTCGGCGTGGGCTACGGCATACGCTACCGGGGTACAGACCAGGTGTGCCTCTGCTTCTTCGGCGACGGCGCAATGAACATTGGGCCGGTTCACGAGGCGTTAAACATGGCGGCGGTGTATAAGGTACCGGTGGTCTTCATCTGCGAGAACAACCGCTATGCCATGGCGACGCCCATAGAGTTCGCTTCGGCAGTACCTAATCTTGCCGAACGAGCCCGACAATACGGCATGCCCACCAAACAGATTGGGGGTATGGACCTGCTGGAGGTGTATCAGGAGGCAGAAGAGATTATCCACCACGTCCGCCACACGCCCGAGCCTTTCTTTGTGGAGGTGCTGACCTACCGTTTTGAAGGGCACGGCATCGCCGATAACCCCACCAATCAGGCACTATACCGCACAAAGGAGGAGGTAGAGTACTGGCGTCAACGCGACCCCATCGTGAGCACGGCACGCTTCCTGATAGAAAACGGTATTGCATCCGAGAGCGAATTGCTGGAGTGGGATAGCATCGCCAAACAGCAGGCGCTGGAAGCGGTTGCGTTCGCCGACGCCAGTCCTGAGCCGCCGCTGGAAGAGCTCTACCGCGACGTGTACACCGACATGGAGGTGCAGGAGTGGCGCTAA
- a CDS encoding cytochrome c family protein produces MRTVRFALFTGLPLLLTVVLAQSSWTPLPVKDDPLVRMPGTQPTEGVRLEAPTRCMNCHSGYDPAVEPGSNWQGSMMAQAARDPLFWACLTVAAQDSIWAIGRPNATDICLRCHLPQGWVEGRSDPTNGSLMTGADFDGVSCDVCHRMYDPFYKGTYTGTREGSDWRYYWDEAIATKTPSQPAADATYREDSLRAQAIKLFSGAPFYLNNEPFSTDYTENGSGQYFISIGTEKRGPFADATARHKMFYSRYHKSKYFCSTCHDVSNPVLANLAYAGARPGQNVVLPTEAQSAFAYFHVERTFSEFMASAYGQQGGAPGIGPFAPDRFVTSYPNNNIAKCQDCHMRDVYGKGGDKSNAVYRPSAEHPYSGVPLHDLTGGNIWVPWLLASTVKGSPNYNATNARLLRQGASVLTLDLTQGLGLNASTLLRAVDRAKAMLQAAASIQQVSYNPDNGSLSFRVQNQTGHKLISGFPEGRRMFVNIKVYRDGQLLHEINPYDYTVGTLKGLDRNYSPNSPALAPHERYVDELVYEMHPTSSITGEAKTFHFALATGRYKDNRIPPKGFNITEAIKRQCEPVWGGNPAPDYFTASEYAGGYDEVALTVPTGANRIVITLFYQVTSREYVEFLRDEIKGTGRLTLPRSAYIVQTDPFFSKLKAWGDTIWQLWDNNKNVPGAAPFPMTQAEWRAQ; encoded by the coding sequence ATGCGAACCGTGAGGTTTGCGTTGTTTACCGGTCTCCCGCTACTGCTAACGGTGGTGCTGGCGCAAAGCAGCTGGACTCCACTCCCCGTCAAGGACGACCCTCTGGTGCGTATGCCCGGCACTCAGCCGACCGAAGGTGTGCGTCTGGAAGCTCCTACCCGTTGCATGAACTGTCACTCCGGCTATGACCCTGCGGTCGAGCCGGGTAGCAACTGGCAGGGTTCCATGATGGCGCAGGCGGCACGCGACCCGCTCTTCTGGGCGTGTTTGACGGTTGCCGCGCAGGATTCCATCTGGGCAATCGGACGCCCGAACGCCACCGACATCTGCCTGCGATGCCACCTGCCACAGGGCTGGGTGGAAGGACGCTCCGACCCGACGAACGGCTCGCTGATGACGGGTGCGGATTTCGACGGCGTGTCCTGTGATGTGTGCCATCGCATGTACGACCCGTTCTACAAAGGCACCTACACGGGCACGCGCGAGGGCAGCGATTGGCGCTACTACTGGGACGAGGCGATCGCCACCAAAACACCCTCTCAACCTGCCGCCGATGCTACCTATCGGGAGGACAGCTTGCGCGCACAGGCAATCAAGCTGTTCAGCGGCGCACCGTTCTACCTGAACAACGAGCCGTTCAGCACCGACTACACGGAGAACGGGTCTGGGCAGTACTTCATTAGCATCGGCACGGAGAAGCGCGGACCCTTCGCCGATGCGACCGCTCGCCACAAGATGTTCTACAGCCGCTACCACAAGAGCAAGTACTTCTGCTCCACCTGCCACGACGTGTCCAACCCGGTGCTGGCAAACCTGGCATATGCTGGAGCACGACCCGGGCAGAACGTGGTACTGCCCACCGAGGCACAGTCGGCCTTTGCATACTTCCATGTGGAGCGCACCTTCTCCGAGTTCATGGCGTCTGCTTACGGACAGCAAGGTGGTGCGCCCGGCATCGGACCGTTTGCACCAGACCGCTTCGTGACCTCGTACCCCAACAACAACATCGCCAAGTGCCAGGACTGCCACATGCGCGATGTCTACGGCAAGGGCGGCGATAAGTCCAATGCCGTCTATCGCCCCAGCGCGGAGCATCCATACAGCGGTGTGCCTTTGCACGACCTCACCGGAGGCAACATCTGGGTCCCCTGGTTGCTCGCCAGTACGGTGAAAGGCTCGCCTAACTACAACGCCACTAACGCCCGACTGTTGAGACAGGGCGCATCCGTCTTGACGCTGGACCTCACTCAGGGTCTGGGACTCAACGCCAGTACCCTGCTGCGAGCGGTTGACCGCGCGAAGGCGATGCTTCAGGCTGCGGCATCCATCCAGCAGGTGTCCTACAACCCGGATAACGGCAGCCTGTCGTTCCGCGTGCAGAACCAGACGGGACACAAGCTCATCTCCGGCTTCCCCGAAGGTAGGCGCATGTTCGTCAACATCAAGGTGTATCGGGACGGGCAGCTGCTCCACGAAATCAACCCGTACGACTACACCGTCGGCACGCTCAAGGGACTGGACAGGAACTATTCGCCCAACAGTCCAGCTCTGGCTCCCCACGAGCGATACGTGGACGAACTGGTCTACGAGATGCATCCGACCAGCAGCATCACGGGTGAAGCCAAGACCTTCCACTTCGCGCTGGCAACCGGGCGCTACAAGGACAACCGCATCCCGCCCAAAGGCTTCAATATCACCGAAGCCATCAAACGGCAGTGCGAGCCGGTGTGGGGTGGCAACCCTGCCCCCGATTACTTCACGGCAAGCGAGTATGCGGGAGGCTACGACGAGGTGGCTCTCACCGTTCCAACAGGCGCGAACCGAATCGTCATCACCCTGTTCTATCAGGTGACGAGCCGCGAGTATGTGGAGTTCCTGCGTGACGAGATTAAGGGCACGGGGAGATTGACGCTGCCCCGCAGCGCGTACATTGTGCAGACTGACCCCTTCTTTAGCAAGCTGAAGGCCTGGGGCGATACCATCTGGCAGCTGTGGGACAACAACAAGAACGTGCCCGGCGCCGCGCCGTTCCCCATGACGCAGGCGGAGTGGCGAGCGCAGTAG